A genomic stretch from Helianthus annuus cultivar XRQ/B chromosome 1, HanXRQr2.0-SUNRISE, whole genome shotgun sequence includes:
- the LOC118490155 gene encoding uncharacterized protein LOC118490155 yields MSRLVPYLITPEPKRIARFIGGLAPEIKAGVKASRPTTFRSAADLSLSLTLDVVRNKTAKASDDGKRKRGDEDSHRSDKKKRGNSDHKKSSGFKKDNQQSGTKYRAKDATIVNLRINKDVLQAMIDTAVGKAVRKAVKKFKEPNATCSKSHLRPHFLTIEKEFVHASNARDELKRKREEDNSQGSKKKGKQESNKKHVCKTCEKRHLGKCRFESKSQSQPRACGICKSREHRTLDCKDMKNAVCFDCGEEGHIKTTCPTSVKGSAAKNGKPKNESA; encoded by the exons atgtctcgattggttccttacttgATCACACCGGAACCAAAGCGTATAGCTCGCTttattgggggtctagccccagaaatcaaggcagGTGTGAAAGCATCGAGACCTACTACATTCAGGTCAGCGGCAGATCTGTCACTATCCCTCACACTGGATGTGGTCAGAAACAAGACTGCCAAAGCTTCTGATGATGGAAAGCGTAAAAGGGGGGATGAGGATTCTCATCGCTCCGATAAGAAGAAAAGGGGGAACTCTGATCATAAGAAGAGCTCCGGGTTTAAGAAGGACAACCAGCAGTCGG GGACCaaatatcga GCTAAAGACGCTACAATTGTGAACCTCCGAATTAACAAAGATGTTCTCCAAGCTATGATAGACACAGCTGTTGGAAAGGCTGTGAGGAAGGCCGtgaaaaagttcaaggagccCAATGCTACTTGCTCCAAATCCCATCTAAGACCACACTTCCTTACTATCGAGAAGGAATTTGTTCATGCCTCAAATGCAAgggatgaactaaaaaggaaaagggaggaagATAACTCCCAGGGTTCTAAGAAAAAGGGTAAGCAAGAGTCCAACAAGAAACATGTATGCAAGACCTGCGAGAAGCGCCATCTAGGGAAGTGCAGGTTCGAATCAAAATCCCAATCGCAGCctagggcttgtgggatctgcaaatcaaGAGAGCATAGAACGTTGGATTGCAAGGACATGAAGAATGCGGTCTGTTTCGACTGTGGTGaggaaggccacatcaagactacaTGCCCTACATCTGTCAAGGGAAGTGCGGCTAAGAATGGAAAGCCTAAGAATGAAAGCGCTTAA